The following proteins come from a genomic window of Alnus glutinosa chromosome 10, dhAlnGlut1.1, whole genome shotgun sequence:
- the LOC133880597 gene encoding protein transport protein SEC16B homolog isoform X1 encodes MASPPFELEDQTDEDFFDRLVNDEIDCTGSGASAVQNDFVDEAKALSNLSIAEVGATGVDSGGNVGFGIDGEMGLDDLVVSASLDASEDTMVGKESDSLTPGNANEYNSVIGKESISSLPSNTNEVSEVGIGEEGALDSTVGKNSVPSGMGVKVVQWSSFGSEVDAGGGGFDSYSDFFSELGDVTGDPFTSVANMGKSGTESNVVDLAASSYGQHQEGQNYGVGTGQHVKGEDLSSSQYSENLYPGWKYDVSTGQWYQLEGNDANANTNTNTDTNANANARAMSDEVLSDHASVANMGKSGTESNIVDLVASSYGQHQEGQNYGVGSGKHVKGEDLSSSHYSENLYPGWKYDVSTGQWYQLEGNDANANTNTDTNANANVNARAMSDEVLSDHASVANMGKSGTESNVVDLAASSYGQHQEGQNYGVGTGQHVKGEDLSSSHYSENLYPGWKYDVSTGQWYQLEGNDANANANTDTNANANACAMSDGVLSDHALGAYYQQQTAQAQSVVGTVAEGCTTGSVSHQNQQSQGTMQYPAHMVFDPQYPGWYYDTITNEWKLLESDIPISNQLKSVDNNQQYVSQNVENHGSTSLVSQEHAANWDGSVSSYNQQTVNMWQTQNVAKNDAIRFNGNEKLGNHYTSIGHFTDSVNHQSQFNSVGSVVQYEQSNQSVDDSNKVLGFQSFIPNDNFPQHQSQSKKELNQFVHFLPTHLDSQKPVTFSQQPLQSGTQFSYAPSEERSSAGRPPHALVTFGFGGKLIVMKDNSSFSTNSYGSQESVGGTINVLKLMEVVMDQNDSSSFGWGVCDYFHALCQQSFPGPLVGGNVGNRELNKWIDEKIANFESPHADYRKGEVLRLLFSLLKIACQYYGKLRSPFGTDQALMESDCPESAVAKLFASVKRKSEYGALAFCLQNLPSEEQIQATAIEVQSLLVSGRKKEALQCAQEGQLWGPALVLASQLGDQFYGDTVKKMALNQFIAGSPLRTLCLLAAGQPADVFSSATTGSSLPGSVDAYQQAAKIGANCMLDEWEENLAIITANRTKDDGLVIIHLGDCLWKEHGEITAAHICYLVAEANFETYSDGARLCLIGANHWKFPRTYASPEAIQRTELYEYSKVLGNSQFLLLPFQPYKLIYAYMLAEVGKVTDALKYCQAILKSLKTGRAPEVDMWRQLVSSLEERIRTHQQGGYGTNLAPTKLVGKLLTFFDSTAHRVVGGLPPPAPSTSNNSAQHNEHAYQPGAPKVSNSQSTMAVSSLMPSVSMEPISEWTGENKMPNRSISEPVFGSAPTKADSSKETNSSGTQQKALASGGSSRFGRFGSQLFQKTVGLVLRSRPDRQARLGEKNRFYYDEKLKRWVEEGAEPPPVEEAVLPPPPTTAAFQNGMEDYNMKDAQKTGVFHSYDGRETKSPFSSERSSGIPPIPPSSNQFSARGRVGVHSRYVDTFNKGGGSPSNLFPSPAIAAVKPGGGSNPTFFIPSPVFAVEQTVEKPGESIRETTVSNDSPPSSYKDYSFSSQRTSTSSSTSLQRFPSVDNIVQRRTGPMANDNSFLVPPPSRRAASWSGSLSDASNPSMMNATRPLGEEVHRVSPSLYRPHDPSSMMLPSNRSSSGDDLHEVEL; translated from the exons ATGGCGTCTCCTCCATTTGAGTTGGAGGATCAGACGGACGAGGATTTTTTTGATAGATTGGTTAATGATGAGATTGACTGTACTGGATCTGGGGCTAGTGCTGTGCAGAATGATTTTGTAGATGAGGCAAAAGCGCTATCTAATCTAAGCATTGCCGAAGTGGGTGCCACCGGAGTAGACTCTGGCGGCAATGTTGGTTTTGGGATTGATGGTGAAATGGGTCTGGATGATCTAGTTGTGTCTGCATCCTTAGATGCCAGTGAGGACACTATGGTTGGTAAAGAGAGTGATTCATTGACCCCTGGAAATGCAAATGAGTATAACAGTGTAATTGGCAAAGAGAGCATTTCATCACTACCTAGTAATACAAATGAGGTTAGTGAAGTGGGGATAGGAGAGGAAGGTGCATTGGATAGTACAGTGGGTAAGAATAGTGTGCCTTCAGGTATGGGCGTGAAAGTGGTTCAATGGAGTTCATTTGGCTCGGAGGTGGATGCTGGCGGTGGTGGATTTGATTCGTACTCAGATTTCTTTAGTGAATTGGGAGATGTCACTGGAGACCCATTTACGAGTGTGGCGAATATGGGCAAGTCGGGGACAGAATCTAATGTTGTGGATTTGGCGGCCTCGAGTTATGGGCAACATCAAGAAGGCCAAAACTATGGGGTGGGTACGGGGCAGCATGTAAAAGGTGAGGATTTGAGTAGTAGTCAATATTCGGAAAATCTTTATCCTGGTTGGAAGTATGATGTGAGCACTGGGCAATGGTATCAGTTGGAGGGTAATGATGCAAAtgcaaacacaaacacaaacactgATACTAATGCGAATGCAAATGCTCGTGCAATGAGTGATGAGGTTCTTTCAGACCATGCGAGTGTGGCGAATATGGGCAAGTCGGGGACAGAATCTAATATTGTGGATTTGGTGGCCTCGAGTTATGGGCAACATCAAGAAGGCCAAAACTATGGGGTGGGTTCAGGGAAGCATGTAAAAGGTGAGGATTTGAGTAGTAGTCATTATTCGGAAAATCTTTATCCTGGGTGGAAGTATGATGTGAGCACTGGGCAATGGTATCAGTTGGAGGGTAATGATGCAAATGCAAACACAAACACTGATACTAATGCGAATGCAAATGTAAATGCTCGTGCAATGAGTGATGAGGTTCTTTCAGACCATGCGAGTGTGGCGAATATGGGCAAGTCGGGGACAGAATCTAATGTTGTGGATTTGGCGGCCTCGAGTTACGGGCAACATCAAGAAGGCCAAAACTATGGGGTGGGTACGGGGCAGCATGTAAAAGGTGAGGATTTGAGTAGTAGTCATTATTCGGAAAATCTTTATCCCGGGTGGAAGTATGATGTGAGCACTGGGCAATGGTATCAGTTGGAGGGTAATGATGCAAATGCAAACGCAAACACTGATACTAATGCGAATGCAAATGCTTGTGCAATGAGTGATGGGGTTCTTTCAGACCATGCATTGGGTGCTTATTATCAGCAGCAAACAGCTCAGGCACAGTCTGTTGTTGGAACTGTGGCTGAGGGCTGTACAACTGGCAGTGTCTCTCACCAGAATCAGCAATCTCAAGGAACTATGCAATATCCAGCTCATATGGTGTTTGATCCTCAGTATCCTGGTTGGTACTATGACACAATCACTAATGAATGGAAATTGTTGGAATCTGATATTCCAATTTCAAATCAGTTAAAAAGTGTAGATAATAATCAGCAATATGTAAGCCAGAATGTTGAGAATCATGGGTCAACAAGTCTGGTTAGTCAAGAACATGCTGCAAACTGGGATGGTTCTGTGAGCAGTTACAATCAGCAAACTGTGAATATGTGGCAAACTCAGAATGTTGCCAAGAATGATGCAATTAGATTCAATGGAAATGAAAAATTAGGGAACCATTACACTTCCATTGGCCATTTCACTGATTCTGTGAATCATCAATCGCAGTTCAATTCAGTTGGATCAGTTGTTCAATATGAACAGTCAAATCAGAGTGTTGATGATAGCAATAAAGTTTTGGGGTTTCAAAGCTTTATTCCTAATGACAATTTTCCTCAGCATCAAAGTCAGTCCAAGAAGGAGCTAAATCAATTTGTGCATTTCTTACCTACTCACTTGGATAGTCAGAAACCAGTAACTTTTTCACAACAGCCGCTCCAGAGTGGGACTCAGTTCTCTTATGCACCCAGTGAGGAGAGGTCATCTGCAGGACGACCTCCACATGCTCTAGTTACTTTTGGATTTGGTGGAAAACTTATAGTCATGAAAGATAATAGTTCCTTTAGCACAAACTCCTATGGGAGCCAG GAGTCGGTAGGAGGTACGATTAATGTTCTCAAATTGATGGAAGTTGTCATGGACCAAAATGATTCTTCAAGCTTTGGATGGGGTGTTTGTGATTATTTCCATGCATTGTGCCAGCAATCTTTTCCTGGTCCTTTGGTTGGCGGAAATGTTGGAAATAGAGAGTTAAACAAATGGATTGATGAAAAGATTGCTAACTTTGAATCTCCACACGCGGATTACAGGAAAGGCGAAGTTTTAAGATTGCTTTTTTCTTTGCTGAAAATAGCGTGTcaatattatggaaaacttCGATCACCCTTTGGAACTGACCAAGCATTGATG gaAAGTGATTGCCCTGAGTCGGCTGTTGCTAAGCTCTTTGCTTCTGTCAAAAGAAAAAGCGAGTATGGTGCACTTGCATTCTGCTTGCAGAACTTGCCTTCTGAAGAACAGATTCAG GCTACTGCTATTGAGGTACAGAGTCTTCTTGTCTCTGGTAGGAAGAAAGAGGCTTTGCAATGTGCACAGGAAGGTCAATTGTGGGGTCCAGCACTTGTTCTTGCATCTCAGCTTGGTGATCAG TTTTATGGTGATACTGTGAAGAAAATGGCACTTAACCAATTCATAGCAGGATCGCCATTGCGGACTTTGTGCCTGCTTGCTGCTGGGCAGCCTGCTGATGTGTTTTCTAGTGCCACTACTGGTAGCAGCTTACCTGGTTCTGTGGATGCGTATCAGCAGGCTGCCAAG ATTGGGGCTAACTGCATGCTAGATGAATGGGAAGAGAATCTAGCAATCATAACTGCAAACAGAACGAAAGATGATGGGCTTGTGATCATTCATCTTGGAGATTGCCTATGGAAGGAGCACGGGGAG ATCACTGCTGCACACATATGCTATTTAGTAGCAGAAGCCAACTTTGAAACATATTCAGATGGTGCAAGACTTTGTCTTATTGGTGCAAATCATTGGAAATTCCCACGTACATATGCTAGTCCTGAGGCTATTCAG AGGACAGAATTATATGAGTACTCAAAGGTGCTCGGTAATTCTCAATTTCTCCTCCTACCTTTTCAGCCATATAAGCTTATATATGCCTACATGCTTGCTGAAGTTGGAAAAGTTACGGATGCTCTGAA GTACTGCCAAGCGATTTTGAAGTCTCTAAAGACTGGTAGAGCACCAGAAGTGGATATGTGGAGACAGTTAGTATCTTCTCTTGAGGAGCGAATTAGAACCCATCAGCAG GGTGGTTATGGCACAAATTTGGCTCCAACCAAACTGGTTGGTAAATTGCTTACCTTCTTTGATAGTACTGCCCATCGTGTTGTTGGGGGCCTACCTCCACCTGCACCTTCAACTTCGAATAACAGTGCTCAACATAATGAACATGCTTATCAACCAGGAGCCCCAAAAGTATCTAACAGTCAATCAACAATGGCAGTGTCTTCATTAATGCCTTCAGTTTCGATGGAACCCATAAGTGAATGGACTGGTGAGAACAAAATGCCTAACAGAAGCATCTCGGAGCCTGTCTTTGGGAGCGCACCTACAAAG GCTGATTCGTCCAAGGAAACAAACTCCTCTGGTACGCAACAAAAGGCATTGGCATCAGGTGGGTCATCTCGCTTTGGTCGTTTTGGCTCACAGCTATTCCAAAAGACGGTGGGATTGGTCTTAAGATCCCGACCAGACCGACAG GCAAGATTGGGTGAGAAGAATAGATTCTATTATGATGAAAAGCTGAAGCGATGGGTTGAGGAAGGTGCTGAACCTCCTCCAGTTGAGGAGGCAGTGTTACCACCTCCCCCAACAACTGCAGCCTTTCAGAATGGAATGGAAGATTACAACATGAAAGATGCACAAAAAACCGGAGTTTTTCACTCATATGATGGGCGAGAAACTAAAAGCCCATTCTCTTCTGAACGGAGTTCTGGGATCCCACCCATTCCACCCAGTTCAAACCAGTTCTCTGCACGGGGCCGGGTGGGCGTTCACTCAAG GTATGTTGACACATTCAACAAGGGTGGTGGGAGCCCATCAAACTTGTTCCCATCACCTGCTATTGCAGCTGTTAAACCTGGGGGTGGTTCCAACCCCACTTTTTTTATCCCCTCTCCAGTTTTTGCTGTTGAACAGACAGTTGAAAAACCAGGAGAAAGCATTCGAGAGACTACTGTGAGCAATGACAGTCCCCCTTCTTCATATAAGGATTATTCATTCTCTTCGCAAAGAACGTCGACTTCATCATCAACGAGTCTACAGCGATTTCCTAGTGTTGATAATATCGTACAAAGGAGAACAGGACCAATGGCTAATGACAATAGCTTCTTAGTTCCCCCTCCGTCCCGGCGTGCAGCATCATGGAGTGGAAGCCTTAGTGATGCAAGTAATCCTTCAATGATGAATGCAACAAGACCTCTAGGAGAAGAAGTGCACAGGGTGTCGCCATCTTTGTATAGGCCTCATGATCCTTCATCAATGATGCTCCCATCAAATCGTAGTAGTTCTGGGGATGATCTTCATGAAGTTGAACTTTGA
- the LOC133880597 gene encoding protein transport protein SEC16B homolog isoform X2, translating to MASPPFELEDQTDEDFFDRLVNDEIDCTGSGASAVQNDFVDEAKALSNLSIAEVGATGVDSGGNVGFGIDGEMGLDDLVVSASLDASEDTMVGKESDSLTPGNANEYNSVIGKESISSLPSNTNEVSEVGIGEEGALDSTVGKNSVPSGMGVKVVQWSSFGSEVDAGGGGFDSYSDFFSELGDVTGDPFTSVANMGKSGTESNVVDLAASSYGQHQEGQNYGVGTGQHVKGEDLSSSQYSENLYPGWKYDVSTGQWYQLEGNDANANTNTNTDTNANANARAMSDEVLSDHASVANMGKSGTESNIVDLVASSYGQHQEGQNYGVGSGKHVKGEDLSSSHYSENLYPGWKYDVSTGQWYQLEGNDANANTNTDTNANANVNARAMSDEVLSDHASVANMGKSGTESNVVDLAASSYGQHQEGQNYGVGTGQHVKGEDLSSSHYSENLYPGWKYDVSTGQWYQLEGNDANANANTDTNANANACAMSDGVLSDHALGAYYQQQTAQAQSVVGTVAEGCTTGSVSHQNQQSQGTMQYPAHMVFDPQYPGWYYDTITNEWKLLESDIPISNQLKSVDNNQQYVSQNVENHGSTSLVSQEHAANWDGSVSSYNQQTVNMWQTQNVAKNDAIRFNGNEKLGNHYTSIGHFTDSVNHQSQFNSVGSVVQYEQSNQSVDDSNKVLGFQSFIPNDNFPQHQSQSKKELNQFVHFLPTHLDSQKPVTFSQQPLQSGTQFSYAPSEERSSAGRPPHALVTFGFGGKLIVMKDNSSFSTNSYGSQSVGGTINVLKLMEVVMDQNDSSSFGWGVCDYFHALCQQSFPGPLVGGNVGNRELNKWIDEKIANFESPHADYRKGEVLRLLFSLLKIACQYYGKLRSPFGTDQALMESDCPESAVAKLFASVKRKSEYGALAFCLQNLPSEEQIQATAIEVQSLLVSGRKKEALQCAQEGQLWGPALVLASQLGDQFYGDTVKKMALNQFIAGSPLRTLCLLAAGQPADVFSSATTGSSLPGSVDAYQQAAKIGANCMLDEWEENLAIITANRTKDDGLVIIHLGDCLWKEHGEITAAHICYLVAEANFETYSDGARLCLIGANHWKFPRTYASPEAIQRTELYEYSKVLGNSQFLLLPFQPYKLIYAYMLAEVGKVTDALKYCQAILKSLKTGRAPEVDMWRQLVSSLEERIRTHQQGGYGTNLAPTKLVGKLLTFFDSTAHRVVGGLPPPAPSTSNNSAQHNEHAYQPGAPKVSNSQSTMAVSSLMPSVSMEPISEWTGENKMPNRSISEPVFGSAPTKADSSKETNSSGTQQKALASGGSSRFGRFGSQLFQKTVGLVLRSRPDRQARLGEKNRFYYDEKLKRWVEEGAEPPPVEEAVLPPPPTTAAFQNGMEDYNMKDAQKTGVFHSYDGRETKSPFSSERSSGIPPIPPSSNQFSARGRVGVHSRYVDTFNKGGGSPSNLFPSPAIAAVKPGGGSNPTFFIPSPVFAVEQTVEKPGESIRETTVSNDSPPSSYKDYSFSSQRTSTSSSTSLQRFPSVDNIVQRRTGPMANDNSFLVPPPSRRAASWSGSLSDASNPSMMNATRPLGEEVHRVSPSLYRPHDPSSMMLPSNRSSSGDDLHEVEL from the exons ATGGCGTCTCCTCCATTTGAGTTGGAGGATCAGACGGACGAGGATTTTTTTGATAGATTGGTTAATGATGAGATTGACTGTACTGGATCTGGGGCTAGTGCTGTGCAGAATGATTTTGTAGATGAGGCAAAAGCGCTATCTAATCTAAGCATTGCCGAAGTGGGTGCCACCGGAGTAGACTCTGGCGGCAATGTTGGTTTTGGGATTGATGGTGAAATGGGTCTGGATGATCTAGTTGTGTCTGCATCCTTAGATGCCAGTGAGGACACTATGGTTGGTAAAGAGAGTGATTCATTGACCCCTGGAAATGCAAATGAGTATAACAGTGTAATTGGCAAAGAGAGCATTTCATCACTACCTAGTAATACAAATGAGGTTAGTGAAGTGGGGATAGGAGAGGAAGGTGCATTGGATAGTACAGTGGGTAAGAATAGTGTGCCTTCAGGTATGGGCGTGAAAGTGGTTCAATGGAGTTCATTTGGCTCGGAGGTGGATGCTGGCGGTGGTGGATTTGATTCGTACTCAGATTTCTTTAGTGAATTGGGAGATGTCACTGGAGACCCATTTACGAGTGTGGCGAATATGGGCAAGTCGGGGACAGAATCTAATGTTGTGGATTTGGCGGCCTCGAGTTATGGGCAACATCAAGAAGGCCAAAACTATGGGGTGGGTACGGGGCAGCATGTAAAAGGTGAGGATTTGAGTAGTAGTCAATATTCGGAAAATCTTTATCCTGGTTGGAAGTATGATGTGAGCACTGGGCAATGGTATCAGTTGGAGGGTAATGATGCAAAtgcaaacacaaacacaaacactgATACTAATGCGAATGCAAATGCTCGTGCAATGAGTGATGAGGTTCTTTCAGACCATGCGAGTGTGGCGAATATGGGCAAGTCGGGGACAGAATCTAATATTGTGGATTTGGTGGCCTCGAGTTATGGGCAACATCAAGAAGGCCAAAACTATGGGGTGGGTTCAGGGAAGCATGTAAAAGGTGAGGATTTGAGTAGTAGTCATTATTCGGAAAATCTTTATCCTGGGTGGAAGTATGATGTGAGCACTGGGCAATGGTATCAGTTGGAGGGTAATGATGCAAATGCAAACACAAACACTGATACTAATGCGAATGCAAATGTAAATGCTCGTGCAATGAGTGATGAGGTTCTTTCAGACCATGCGAGTGTGGCGAATATGGGCAAGTCGGGGACAGAATCTAATGTTGTGGATTTGGCGGCCTCGAGTTACGGGCAACATCAAGAAGGCCAAAACTATGGGGTGGGTACGGGGCAGCATGTAAAAGGTGAGGATTTGAGTAGTAGTCATTATTCGGAAAATCTTTATCCCGGGTGGAAGTATGATGTGAGCACTGGGCAATGGTATCAGTTGGAGGGTAATGATGCAAATGCAAACGCAAACACTGATACTAATGCGAATGCAAATGCTTGTGCAATGAGTGATGGGGTTCTTTCAGACCATGCATTGGGTGCTTATTATCAGCAGCAAACAGCTCAGGCACAGTCTGTTGTTGGAACTGTGGCTGAGGGCTGTACAACTGGCAGTGTCTCTCACCAGAATCAGCAATCTCAAGGAACTATGCAATATCCAGCTCATATGGTGTTTGATCCTCAGTATCCTGGTTGGTACTATGACACAATCACTAATGAATGGAAATTGTTGGAATCTGATATTCCAATTTCAAATCAGTTAAAAAGTGTAGATAATAATCAGCAATATGTAAGCCAGAATGTTGAGAATCATGGGTCAACAAGTCTGGTTAGTCAAGAACATGCTGCAAACTGGGATGGTTCTGTGAGCAGTTACAATCAGCAAACTGTGAATATGTGGCAAACTCAGAATGTTGCCAAGAATGATGCAATTAGATTCAATGGAAATGAAAAATTAGGGAACCATTACACTTCCATTGGCCATTTCACTGATTCTGTGAATCATCAATCGCAGTTCAATTCAGTTGGATCAGTTGTTCAATATGAACAGTCAAATCAGAGTGTTGATGATAGCAATAAAGTTTTGGGGTTTCAAAGCTTTATTCCTAATGACAATTTTCCTCAGCATCAAAGTCAGTCCAAGAAGGAGCTAAATCAATTTGTGCATTTCTTACCTACTCACTTGGATAGTCAGAAACCAGTAACTTTTTCACAACAGCCGCTCCAGAGTGGGACTCAGTTCTCTTATGCACCCAGTGAGGAGAGGTCATCTGCAGGACGACCTCCACATGCTCTAGTTACTTTTGGATTTGGTGGAAAACTTATAGTCATGAAAGATAATAGTTCCTTTAGCACAAACTCCTATGGGAGCCAG TCGGTAGGAGGTACGATTAATGTTCTCAAATTGATGGAAGTTGTCATGGACCAAAATGATTCTTCAAGCTTTGGATGGGGTGTTTGTGATTATTTCCATGCATTGTGCCAGCAATCTTTTCCTGGTCCTTTGGTTGGCGGAAATGTTGGAAATAGAGAGTTAAACAAATGGATTGATGAAAAGATTGCTAACTTTGAATCTCCACACGCGGATTACAGGAAAGGCGAAGTTTTAAGATTGCTTTTTTCTTTGCTGAAAATAGCGTGTcaatattatggaaaacttCGATCACCCTTTGGAACTGACCAAGCATTGATG gaAAGTGATTGCCCTGAGTCGGCTGTTGCTAAGCTCTTTGCTTCTGTCAAAAGAAAAAGCGAGTATGGTGCACTTGCATTCTGCTTGCAGAACTTGCCTTCTGAAGAACAGATTCAG GCTACTGCTATTGAGGTACAGAGTCTTCTTGTCTCTGGTAGGAAGAAAGAGGCTTTGCAATGTGCACAGGAAGGTCAATTGTGGGGTCCAGCACTTGTTCTTGCATCTCAGCTTGGTGATCAG TTTTATGGTGATACTGTGAAGAAAATGGCACTTAACCAATTCATAGCAGGATCGCCATTGCGGACTTTGTGCCTGCTTGCTGCTGGGCAGCCTGCTGATGTGTTTTCTAGTGCCACTACTGGTAGCAGCTTACCTGGTTCTGTGGATGCGTATCAGCAGGCTGCCAAG ATTGGGGCTAACTGCATGCTAGATGAATGGGAAGAGAATCTAGCAATCATAACTGCAAACAGAACGAAAGATGATGGGCTTGTGATCATTCATCTTGGAGATTGCCTATGGAAGGAGCACGGGGAG ATCACTGCTGCACACATATGCTATTTAGTAGCAGAAGCCAACTTTGAAACATATTCAGATGGTGCAAGACTTTGTCTTATTGGTGCAAATCATTGGAAATTCCCACGTACATATGCTAGTCCTGAGGCTATTCAG AGGACAGAATTATATGAGTACTCAAAGGTGCTCGGTAATTCTCAATTTCTCCTCCTACCTTTTCAGCCATATAAGCTTATATATGCCTACATGCTTGCTGAAGTTGGAAAAGTTACGGATGCTCTGAA GTACTGCCAAGCGATTTTGAAGTCTCTAAAGACTGGTAGAGCACCAGAAGTGGATATGTGGAGACAGTTAGTATCTTCTCTTGAGGAGCGAATTAGAACCCATCAGCAG GGTGGTTATGGCACAAATTTGGCTCCAACCAAACTGGTTGGTAAATTGCTTACCTTCTTTGATAGTACTGCCCATCGTGTTGTTGGGGGCCTACCTCCACCTGCACCTTCAACTTCGAATAACAGTGCTCAACATAATGAACATGCTTATCAACCAGGAGCCCCAAAAGTATCTAACAGTCAATCAACAATGGCAGTGTCTTCATTAATGCCTTCAGTTTCGATGGAACCCATAAGTGAATGGACTGGTGAGAACAAAATGCCTAACAGAAGCATCTCGGAGCCTGTCTTTGGGAGCGCACCTACAAAG GCTGATTCGTCCAAGGAAACAAACTCCTCTGGTACGCAACAAAAGGCATTGGCATCAGGTGGGTCATCTCGCTTTGGTCGTTTTGGCTCACAGCTATTCCAAAAGACGGTGGGATTGGTCTTAAGATCCCGACCAGACCGACAG GCAAGATTGGGTGAGAAGAATAGATTCTATTATGATGAAAAGCTGAAGCGATGGGTTGAGGAAGGTGCTGAACCTCCTCCAGTTGAGGAGGCAGTGTTACCACCTCCCCCAACAACTGCAGCCTTTCAGAATGGAATGGAAGATTACAACATGAAAGATGCACAAAAAACCGGAGTTTTTCACTCATATGATGGGCGAGAAACTAAAAGCCCATTCTCTTCTGAACGGAGTTCTGGGATCCCACCCATTCCACCCAGTTCAAACCAGTTCTCTGCACGGGGCCGGGTGGGCGTTCACTCAAG GTATGTTGACACATTCAACAAGGGTGGTGGGAGCCCATCAAACTTGTTCCCATCACCTGCTATTGCAGCTGTTAAACCTGGGGGTGGTTCCAACCCCACTTTTTTTATCCCCTCTCCAGTTTTTGCTGTTGAACAGACAGTTGAAAAACCAGGAGAAAGCATTCGAGAGACTACTGTGAGCAATGACAGTCCCCCTTCTTCATATAAGGATTATTCATTCTCTTCGCAAAGAACGTCGACTTCATCATCAACGAGTCTACAGCGATTTCCTAGTGTTGATAATATCGTACAAAGGAGAACAGGACCAATGGCTAATGACAATAGCTTCTTAGTTCCCCCTCCGTCCCGGCGTGCAGCATCATGGAGTGGAAGCCTTAGTGATGCAAGTAATCCTTCAATGATGAATGCAACAAGACCTCTAGGAGAAGAAGTGCACAGGGTGTCGCCATCTTTGTATAGGCCTCATGATCCTTCATCAATGATGCTCCCATCAAATCGTAGTAGTTCTGGGGATGATCTTCATGAAGTTGAACTTTGA